A stretch of the Arachis stenosperma cultivar V10309 chromosome 6, arast.V10309.gnm1.PFL2, whole genome shotgun sequence genome encodes the following:
- the LOC130934468 gene encoding transcription factor MYB3-like: MSKSTATTTPCCSKVGIKKGPWSAEEDEILSKFVQKEGEGRWRTLPKRAGLQRCGKSCRLRWMNYLRPSVKRGQIAPDEEDLILRLHRLLGNRWALIAGRLPGRTDNEIKNYWNTHLSKKLIKRGIDPRTHKPLITTNYSTTPVTTSNGGVFHHHHQHSIIMPLQHQPTMTVNPASEIGNVNNSKFDYAPIISAGGNIMEENNNNNNNNVVVDYHHHGGNNGNNNNDVEEEDTLLVFLNSLFDGGNNEVMNNNNNNNNNNDNSGTDELAVFQHHDDDEGDVTMFPPPLSTSFRLEDWEAEFSNALINQQDGSSSSSPPNK, translated from the exons ATGAGCAAGAGTACTGCTACTACCACACCGTGCTGCAGCAAAGTTGGGATCAAGAAAGGACCATGGAGCGCCGAGGAAGACGAGATCCTGTCCAAATTTGTCCAGAAGGAAGGGGAGGGGCGGTGGCGTACGCTCCCCAAGCGGGCCGGGCTGCAGCGCTGCGGCAAGAGCTGCCGCCTCCGCTGGATGAACTACCTCCGCCCCTCCGTCAAGCGAGGCCAGATCGCTCCTGACGAGGAGGATCTCATCCTCCGCCTTCACCGTCTCTTGGGCAACAG GTGGGCTTTGATAGCTGGCAGATTACCTGGCAGGACTGATAACGAGATCAAGAATTACTGGAATACCCATCTAAGCAAGAAGCTCATAAAGCGAGGCATAGATCCAAGAACCCATAAGCCATTAATCACCACCAATTATTCTACTACTCCTGTTACTACTTCAAATGGAGGtgtttttcatcatcatcatcaacattcAATCATAATGCCGCTGCAGCACCAACCTACGATGACTGTGAATCCTGCGTCAGAAATTGGTAATGTCAACAACAGCAAATTTGATTATGCTCCAATAATTAGTGCTGGTGGGAACATTATGGaagagaataataataataataataataatgttgttGTTGATTATCATCATCATGGCGGAAATAATgggaataataataatgatgttgaggaggaagaTACATTGTTGGTTTTTCTGAATTCTTTATTTGATGGTGGTAACAATGAAGTGAtgaataataacaataataataataataataatgataatagtGGAACAGACGAACTAGCGGTGTTTCAGcatcatgatgatgatgagggtgATGTTACAATGTTCCCTCCACCGCTTTCAACATCTTTTCGTCTTGAAGATTGGGAAGCAGAATTTAGCAATGCACTTATAAATCAACAAGAtggttcatcatcatcatcacctcCTAATAAGTAA